From the Chryseobacterium sp. G0201 genome, the window TATTTTTAAGTTCTTCTAAAAAGGAAATTACAGGCTCGATTTCTCTTTTTCTGCGTTCTTTTGTAATCTGTTTGAATAAATACCAAACATCTTTTTCAGCTACAAAGTATTCTTTTCTCTCACCTTTTACGAATTCTTTTTTCACAATTCCCCAATCCATCAAAGCTCGAAGATTCATATTCGCATTTCCTCTTGAAATTTCAAGTTGCTCCATCACCTCATCCGTAGAAAGTGCTTTACCACTTGCTAAAAGTAAAGCGTGAACCTGCGCCATCGTACGGTTGATTCCCCAATTCGTTGCGAATGTTCCCCAAGTCTGAATGTATTTTTCTTTAGCTTCTGAAAGTTGCATTTTGTTTTACTTTTAATTTCTATTACAAATGTAATAATAATTTTCGAACTTTCAATAATATTTGAAAGTTTATTTTAAAATTTTAGCTCCTACTTAACCAAAAAAGATCTTTGTGTAATTTTTGCACAAAGATCTTCAATATATCAAGTATTAATTTTTCATTTTAG encodes:
- a CDS encoding GbsR/MarR family transcriptional regulator; amino-acid sequence: MQLSEAKEKYIQTWGTFATNWGINRTMAQVHALLLASGKALSTDEVMEQLEISRGNANMNLRALMDWGIVKKEFVKGERKEYFVAEKDVWYLFKQITKERRKREIEPVISFLEELKNIEDKDSEGAKEFIKLMDDFSSVTGKINNIMDLAIKSDDHWLVGKITNLLK